CATAGTTGTGGTATTTTCCATTGTTAAACGTAATGAGATATTGAGGTTATTCATATTGCTAAATTGTCAAAAGCATGTCAAGAGCATtaaccacaatttttgttctaATTAATCTTAAAAAGGTATCAAGGATCCCCATGATGCTTCTTGTCATTGTTGGCATAACACTTTTAAATACaaatgtgtattttctgtttcttacCTCTGTAACCATCAGAAGCCCAATTATGAAGGAGAGGATGCAGGTGATAACCAGAACCATCTgcttcattcttttcttttttagtagTATGGGAAACATGTCCATAGTGATTGTCATAAAGTTTTCCAAGCTGACAAACTGAAGAAGGAAGGAAAAACAAATTATTGTGAGTTTGATTTATCTTTGTGGTGCTCTGCACAGTGTGCCtacaaataatacatatgtaatacAATGCCATTAATGAATATATGCAGTACATCCATACACATTCCTTCTCCAGCTCTCTTAATACAATGCAGGGTTGCAAAATGGCCATACCAGTCTATCCCAGATGCAACGGGTATAGGTAGGACACAGTGTGTCTTTCCATTGCAAAAAACAttcatacacacgcacacataggGCCATCCTGAGAAGCCTTgcagagtgtgtttgtgtgtaagtgACCAAGAGAGGGAAaatgagagaaagagaatgaactTAGAGAGCACAATTTATGACACCCTCTCCTCTACTTAACTCCATTGGCCTGAGTACATGGTGACTTGTGATATCAGAAAGGACTTTGGATTGTATCATCTGGTGGAGGATGGAAAGTAAGTGCAGATGGTGTTGCCTCTGATTTCAAGTGAGTTGTATAAAGATGAACTGGTGGCATGAATAAACATGAAGCCTATGCAACAGAGAAAAGATCATTGGAACAACATGGAAGGAGTTGTGGAAGATCAGTCATGTTGAAGTGAGGAGAGACATTGTGTTTCACAACACTACCTGCAGCAGTGATGGTGAAATGTCAGGTGAATAATgcaatgaaaaattaaacaaaatgaagttTAAGCAACATATTGTCATCAGTAGCATAACTATAGGCAATGTGGGCCCATTGGGCTTGGGGGCCTATGGTGAATTCATTGATTTTGTTTACCAAACCTTTATTATTGCCATGCTTGGCTGCTTGATATCACAATGAAAAGGTTAATGGAGAGTCTAACGCTAAAGTAGgtgcagcctttcagcattcaaTGTTTGCCTGGGTGTTACCTGtcatttaattgtcattattagaatGCATTTAAGAAAGGGAAATATGACAAAAAAAGTTATGTATTTAAAGTTATGGCAAAattacaaataatgaaaaaaatttttttttgttgttgcctcaATTTCATGAAGCTGACTTCTAAATATTGATCCTTTATGTAGCCTGAGGTATCTCATTGATGCTggtcattttttaattgtatttaatttaattgcacATGAGGgggttgtaatttattttattgcactaCGACCCATTCAATTCTAATTAAGCCACATATTGCCATATAACACAACTCACCAAAGGGCAGTATTAAAAAATATCTCAACATCAATATAAAACATTCAACAACATAGCAGGAGTACAAATGGATATTTAAAACTTTCTCATTTTAGTTTGGTGGGTAAAGTTCTACATCTTACTGTACATAAGTAATTGACTTGATTCATAATAATGCTGAGGACTACTCCAGAACAGCAGCATGTAGAAGTCTGAGCACCCATTAAATTACATCACAAAAAACAACCAAGGCTTCCAAGTTGCAAGGTGGAACTGAAAAGTTAAGACTTCACCtgcacacacatatgcacatctATGGTGAGAACATCTGGAAACAGgtttgatatacagtaaacattttagaaatgtgcTATTTTAACAATAGCCATTAATGCAATGGCACCACTGGTCACCAGCTAACTTAACCTGCACATCTATTTGCGAGAGAAAATGGAGAACCCAAAGCAAAGCCAATGTAGACATGGGTAGTAAATGCGGGCTCTGCAAAACATTAACTGTGTGAAAAATTGAGCCCAGGATGCTaaaactgtaaggcagcagcaataACTGTCAACTAACCATGTTGCTGTATAATACTATGACAGTCAAGTACAAAACCTTGTAAAATTTGCATACTGTTCATATGTAACTGAGCAGCATCAATTTTATGATaaaggatttttttgttttatcatattataattattaaaagatTATCTCACCTCAGTGTCCAGTCCAAGTAATATTACCATGAGAAACAAGCAGACTGCCCAGAGTTGAGGAAGAGGCATCATGGAAATAGCGTTAGGGTACACGATAAAGATGAGACCGGGACCTGCAAACAGTGTGCAGATGAAATCTCTTTAGCTAAAGCTTAGTAAGTTATTACAAAGAGCACCATATTCTAAACTCTTAATTTACtaaatttgctttatttaaataaaggttcatTATCTTTGCATTGAGTACAGATTCTTGCTGTAATtgaatcaaatgcatgtttaatctgtttattttaaaggTACTTTGGTGATTTGTTCTCTTACTGTAGGCTTTACATAAAAGGAGCTCACCAGACTCAGCCACGTCTTTGATGGGCACTCCTTGTTCATATGCCATGAAACCCAGTGTGGAGAAAACAACGAACCCGGCCAAGAAGCTTGTGCCACTGTTCATTAGACACAGGTAAATGCAATCCCTAAAACAGAGAAAAGGAAATGGTTGTATATCAGATTATTTAGCGAAACTCCTTGATCATCAAGCCCTAGATGCTGTGCAGTACTTCACAGCTTTTAGTAATTTTACAGTTAGGCAAGGTTTTGCTGTGCTAAGTTTTTGCCGTGTCCTgcttgttattttcaaaatgtatgtCTTCTCTTAACTCTGCACAGTGGTTAGAGCTCACTTCATTTGTAGTGCCAATCAAAACTGCCAACTGCCAGAGATGAGTCTGAAGGTCTTACTTGTAGCAGTCATTGTTGTACTTGTTGTAGCTGCTGAGTGCTGTTAGACCGCCATAGCAGACAGCATAAGAGAAGAAAACCTGTGTTCCAGCTTCCATCCATACCTGTATGATATAAAATGATACTGTAATGAAGATTTATAAAAATAGGGTCCATCgatttaatattttcttgacCTGCTTACCCAATTCATGATTGTGGGGAGTCTTGCTTATTGTGACATAATTGAGCACAAGGTGAAAACCAGTCCATTATAGACTGTATTggggaatgttacttttaaaagtaacttagtttCATTATTaatcaattacaaaaaaatagtaGTTACATATATTACTGAGTcactaattataaaatgtaatattttgcaaAGAGTGTGTTACTTCTGCATTACCTTCTTCTTTTGTTTGCAAACCTGATCATTTCACTGGCCAGTATTTGTTATTATATCCTGTGGAAAGATCAGCCCAGCTATAGACAGAGACACAGACCCacaatgtccagaacacacactatttacttttcttttctcctacacacagcacagtgcacaaatcaccccaATTAGGTTCTGCCGtgtccttctttctttctcctccacactccTTATTCTTCTGCCGCCTTCATTCCTCCACactcaagctctgtcctcttccacccgactccagcttgtCTAATGAAGTGAGGCGACCCCTTTGATACTGCcatggatgtgctccaggttctcAGTGATgatcttcctggtgtggcggaagtgctgcaatccagggctccacaatcctccCGACacccccctggcagtggccacagaccccaacagggttgagattCCAAGCTCTGATCCCGTGACCCCCATGCAGagcagggcagctgccctcttgtggtccaggGGAGGTTTAAGTCCATATATTAATTTTTATGAAACTGACCAAAACACAGccaaatttgttcattttcttgtgttttataaacatgtttagtcctttgtgtgctgtgaagtaaatgacATCCATCTAATTTTTTAATCCCTGATGTAAACCCTGAATAATCATAATATGATCAAGGGCCACTGTGTTGCCAGATCACATTGTTTCCGCATATCAATAGAAAATAGCTGGATTAAAGCTCaaatgatactttattaatagtgTGATGTATGCAGTCCAGTAGTAGGACCTCTTTTCAGCTTGGCTGTGTAATTAAGCCCTGCAAAGGAGCCTTGCACTACGTTGTGATGTGAAAATCATGAACTCCCTGAGTCCCTAGATTGTGCTGATTAGATTTACCCTTCAGCACATGCAGAATTAAATGTACACTcataacttttgttcagttcttttcattTGAGTGTACATGTGCACATTGATACCAAATAAACATCACAATTCTGTGAAATAAAGCTGTAGTTTTCCTCATTAGTAATGCATTAAGacacttttttctccttaaagTAATTTGACTATGTAATGTATATGACTTTCAGCCCATTACCCCCAGCACTGTTTAGAGGAAAGTAGATGCTTTGACaatatttaatatgtttataGCATTTTGaggatattttaaaaagtaggGTCTCCTGCATAATTCTGATAGTTTGTAATTAATTAGCATGTTTTTAgaccttaaatattttaaactgaaagaatggTCCACTATAAATAAACTATAAATTCACTGTTgctgaaattaattttagtaatAAGACCTGCTTTTATTCATTATAATGTACAATCGTTGACATATTTCTGTTATTGAGGTTgatcattttattatacagactTTATCAATCAAGTATAACCCACACCTCTGGGTCTGCAAGTCGAGATGGCTCTGGATACAAGTAGAAGATGATCCCGTCTTTGGCTCCAGGCAGTGTCAGTCCTCTCACAAGGAGTATGAGCAACATGACATAAGGGAATGTTGCTGTAAAGTATACTACCTGTAAGAAAGGGAATTATAAAGATAAAGATGAGAAACCTGTTTAATACAGCCTGCTAATGAGCTAGGGAAAGCTTAGATTTACTTGACTagtttacagtatttgtattccTTTCAGCTTAAAAGGTATCAGAAGAACTAAAATACCTCACCTTGCCTGTCGATTTGACTCCCTTCCAGATGCAAAAATAGCAGATGATCCAAGTAAGCAAGAGGCAGAGAGCCATCTCCCAGTGTAAACTGCCAAGTTCTTCAATTCCTCCTGAGATGTTAAGGACTCGCCTTCTAAATGTTCAGAATTTTTCCCTTCAGGTCAGAGACTGCTTCTCACTATCTACTATTTTAAGACTTTATTTACTGATTCACTAGTTTTAAAATAGTTATTTGACATAATTGGAAATGTTTAACATATATCTGTATATGTAAAGTGAAATAAATTCACTGACTTTTTAGTTATAAATTAGTAAGTCCATGAGGTGTGCATTTTAACACAAGTGCTACTTACTCCCAGAATTCCATGGCAGGGGATGTTGAATTCTCCAACTCTGCTGAATTGGTTGAAAAATTTTTGTCAAATTCCTTACAGTGAACTGTACAGAAAGAAAAGTAGTACATAAAGAGCAACAGTAACAGTTTGTTTTAGCATGGTCTAGAAGGTCATGGTTTTAGCATTTTcatgtaataatattttaagtCTTATACACAGTATGTTTTTAGTGATAACTGTCATCTACCAGTTAGCATTGCATTTACTGATGATATCATCATACCACTAACTGTCTTTGTTGTTCTGCATTGTTTTATCACAAATGACCCTACTTGCTCCCTTGCAGCACCAACTGTTTTATCATGGGAAAGGTTTTTGGGGACACCACTCCTTAAAATATAAATCCCCATTAATCAAATGCACAGAATCTTCTCCTGTGGACCACAGTTATATATCACATCTCCATTTCTTCTCCTGTTTGTCTATCCTTACACTTATCAACCTTTAGGAATATTCAGTGACCTAGCTGAAAAAAGAACTCGGGTTCCCAG
This sequence is a window from Polypterus senegalus isolate Bchr_013 unplaced genomic scaffold, ASM1683550v1 scaffold_9559, whole genome shotgun sequence. Protein-coding genes within it:
- the LOC120519728 gene encoding sodium- and chloride-dependent GABA transporter 2-like translates to MYYFSFCTVHCKEFDKNFSTNSAELENSTSPAMEFWERRVLNISGGIEELGSLHWEMALCLLLTWIICYFCIWKGVKSTGKVVYFTATFPYVMLLILLVRGLTLPGAKDGIIFYLYPEPSRLADPEVWMEAGTQVFFSYAVCYGGLTALSSYNKYNNDCYKDCIYLCLMNSGTSFLAGFVVFSTLGFMAYEQGVPIKDVAESGPGLIFIVYPNAISMMPLPQLWAVCLFLMVILLGLDTEFVSLENFMTITMDMFPILLKKKRMKQMVLVITCILSFIIGLLMVTEVRNRKYTFVFKSVMPTMTRSIMGILDTFLRLIRTKIVVNALDMLLTI